The nucleotide sequence TGCCGGTGTACGCCCATCCGCTGGAACGGCCGTACCTGAGTGCAGAGGCGCCCTATCCCTTTCCCGATCCCAGCGTGGGCGGCACGATGAGCCTGCTGTCTCCGGCCTTTGTTCCTGGTCCCTTCGACTTCCGGCCGCACATCCGGGCGCTTCCCGAAGGCGGCGAGCTCCCCCTGCTGCCCGGCTGGCGCTGGCTGCACACGCCGGGGCATACGGCGGGCCACGTCTCGCTGTGGCGGGAAAATGACCGCACGCTGATCGTCGGGGACGCCTTTGTGACGACCAAGCAGGAATGGATCACGAGCGCCCTGACCCTCCAACCCACCGTGCTGCACGGCCCACCCGCGTACTACACCCCCAACTGGGACGCGGCGCGTGACTCGGTCCGCGCGCTGGCCGACCTGGATCCCGACCTGGTCGCGACCGGGCACGGGCACCCCATGTCTGGTCCCACGGTAGCGATCACACTGCACCGCTTTGCCCGCAACTTTGACGAGGCTTGGCGACCCGAACGCGGGTGGTACCTTGACCACCCGGTGCCGGTGGCGCTGCCGCGTCGTGGAGCTCCGGATCCCCTCAGGCGTATGGTGCTGGGTGCGCTGGCAGCGGTAGGAACGCTGGTCTTGCTGAACCGAATCAGACGTTGAGGCGGCGAGAAGGGCAGGGTCCTTCCAGCGTTGGTGTCGCCCTACGGGCTCTGCCGTCACAGCTTCATCATAGGTGTGCCGTTTCTGTCAGAGGCGAGTGCCTACACTCCGGGACGTGAGCACAGGTGAGGTGACTGTGAGGGCGGCTTCGGTGTCCCAGCAGGGCACGTTGCGGACGCAGTTCACGCTGGTGATCTTCCTGCTGGCCTTCCTGCCCAACCTGGTTCTTACCCTGACGGCCCGCAGTGGCACCTTGGATCCGGCGCTCACCGGGTGGATGGTGCTTGTTGCCGCGCTGTGCGGTCTGGTTGGCTACGGGTTGAGCGGAGTGCTGCTGCGGCCCCTCAGCCGGTTGGAGGCGGAAGTGCAGCGCGGCAACTTCGCGCAGCCCCACGCCGATGACCCCGCCGAGATCCGGGCGTTGCGGGGCGCTTTTACCCGCCTGCTGGCTCGGCTCTCCACCGAGCAGGCCCGGCGCAACGCCTTTATGGCCACGCTCGTTCACGACCTCAAAACGCCGCTGATTGCCACCGGGCACCTGATTCGTATCCTGACCGAGCCGGACCTTCCCGCTGGGGAGCGAGCCGAGATCGGCCGGGAGCTGCTGACCGAGAACGCGCGGCTGCTGGCGCTTGTCGGGCAGATGGCCGACGCACACCGCTTCGAGCGTGAGGAGGTGCGCCTCACGACGCGGCCCACCGACCTGCGCCGCCTGGCCGATGGCGTTGCCCGCCGTCTGGAGCCGCAGGCGCAGGCGCGCGGCCTGACCCTCAGCGTCTGCGGACAGGGCTGTGCGCTCACCGACCCCGCCGCACTGGAACGTGCAGTCACCAACCTGGCCGAAAACGCCCTGCGCTATGCCCGCACGCGGGTGGAACTCGCCGTGACTCCGGCGGGTGTGGAAGTCCGCGACGACGGCCCTGGCCTGAACGTCCCCCTCTCCGAACTCGCGCAGCCCTTCAACGCTCAGCCTGCCACCATCGCCGGTCAGCAGTACGCAGCCGGGATGACCGGGCTCGGTCTCTTTATCGCTCGGCGAATCGCGGAGGCGCACGGCGGTTCCCTCACGTACACCCGTGCGCCCCTCGCTCCACCTGCTTCTGCCACAGCACACACCATCTTCACCGTCAATCTCCCGGAGGTGACCCCTTGAGACTCGTGATCGCCGATGACCATCCCCTCTTCCGTATGGGCCTGAAGTACGCCCTGCTGCACCAAGGCTTTGACGTGGTGGCTGAGGCTGCCGACGGCCTGCAAGCCCTAGAGGCCTGCCGTGCGCTCCAGCCGGATGCCGCCCTCCTCGACGTGAAGATGCCCGGCCTGACCGGTATCGAGGTGTGCGAGCGGCTGCGGCTCACCCACCCGCAGATTGTCAGCGTGCTCATCACCACCTTCGCCGAGCCGGCGATCATCCAGGCAGCGCGCGGTGCCGGGGCGCGCGGATACGTCAGCAAGGAGATGGACCCCGAGCAGCTCGCGCAGCACCTGCGCGACATCATCGCCCATCCGGAGGTGGACCGCCTTCCACAGGTGGAGGTGCCCCGGCTGACGCCGCGTGAGTCGGAGGTGCTGCCCCTGCTCGCCCAGGGCTACTCCAACAAAGAGATTGCCAAGAACCTGGGTGTAAGCCCCGACACCGTCAAGGACCACCTGGCGCGGCTGTACGCCAAACTCGACGCCGGGGACCGCACCGAAGCCGTCAGCCGCGCGCGCAGCATCGGCCTGTTGGGGTGAAGCGGGAACGACGTGCCGCCACTGCGCGAATGGACCGCGGTCAAGGCACACCCTTCCCCTGCGCACAGCCCTGACGGCGTCCCTGTCCGGCGTGCCAGCCTGAGGGCACTGTTCCTCAGATGAGGCGACCGGGAGCCGTGGTCCACGCCGCCGGGCCTGGGGTTTGGCCTCCCGTACCGCTTCTAGCCCGCCCGGCCCACCTCTCCCCAGGCCACCTGTACCCTCTGCGGTATGAGCGGCCCCTCCTCTCTTCCCTCCCCTTTCCGGCTCTCCGCGCGTGCCCTCAGCCTCAATCCCTCGGCGACGGTGGCCGTCACGTCCCGCGCGCTGGAGCTGCGGCGAGCTGGCGTGGACGTGCTCTCGATGAGCGTGGGCGAGCCCGACTTCGATACGCCGCCGCACATCAAGGCCGCCGCACTTCAGGCCATCGAGGCGGGGAAAACCAAGTACACGCCCGTCAACGGCCTTCCCGAGCTGCGCGAGGCGATCAGCGCGAAGTTCGAACGGGAAAATGGCCTCAGCTACGCCCCCGACGCCGTGACGGTGACAAGCGGCGGGAAGCAGGCCCTTTTTAACGCCTTTTTCGCCCTGCTTAATCCCGGAGACGAGGTGCTGATTCCCGCGCCGTATTGGGTGAGCTACCCGGAGATGGTGGCCCTCACCGGGGCGGTACCGGTCGCCGTGCCGACAGCGCCCGAAACGGGCTTCCTGCTCGATCCACAGGAGCTGGAGGCCCGTGTGACGCCGCGCACGCGGATGATCGTGCTCAACAGCCCCGGCAACCCCACGGGCGCGGTGTTTCCGCCGGAGGTGCTCGCGGCGGTGGCAGAGGTTGCGCAGCGTCACAACCTGGTGATCGTGACCGACGAGATGTACGAGCACCTCGTCTACGACGCCGAGCAGGTCAGCATCGGGCGGTACGCGCCGGAACATACCCTCACGGTCAATGGCGCGAGCAAGGCGTACGCGATGACCGGCTGGCGCATCGGGTACGCGGGTGGACCGCGGGACGTGATCGCCGCGATGAACGCCCTGCAATCCCAGAGCACCAGCAACGCGAGCAGTATCAGTCAGTACGCCGCCCTCGCCGCCCTGACGAAGCACGAGGAGACGGCGCGCTTTACCGCACAGGCTCGGTGCGCCTACCGCGAGCGCCGGGACCGGATCGTGGCCGGGCTGAACGCGCTGGGCCTGCCCACCCCCATGCCGCAGGGGGCCTTTTATGTCCTGGCCGACACCACCCGGATTCACCCGAACGAATTGGAGGCTGCCCGCCGCCTGCTCGACGAGGCTCGGATCGCCGTTGTTCCCGGCACCGACTTCGCCGCGCCCGGCCGGGTGCGCCTGAGCTACGCCACCAGCCTGGAGAGCATCGAGGAGGTGTTGCGGCGTCTTGGTGCCGTGGTGGGGGCCTGACGCGGCGCTTCTGTGCGTCCATCAATCTTCCGACTCGACCCAACGCACCTTGTCCTCGACGGGGCGGCGTTCCCCGGCAGGCCACTCGCCCCGCGGGTAGCCCAGATACACCAGGCCCATCATGCTCGCCCGTTCTCCGAAGCCCAGCGCCTCGCGCGTCTGCGGATGCAGGCTGGCGGCGTTGGTGATCCACTTGCTGGCGATCCCCAGCGAGCGGGCCGCAAGCATCAGGTTCTGCACCGCGCAGGCAACCGCCCACTGCTCCTCGTGCAGCGGCATCTGCGGCTTTTGGGCGGGTTCTACGGCCACCGCCAGCCAGACGGGCGCGAGGCGCTGCCGCTCGCGCTGGGCCCGCAAGACCTCCGGATCAGGGGCCGCCTCGCCCTTCAGCCGGGCCAGCGACGCGGCAAGCACCCCCGCCAGCCGCATTCGGCCTTCTCCCGTGAACACCACAAAGCGCCAGGGTTCGGTTTTTCCGTGGCTGGGAGCCCAATTGGCGGCCTCGAGCAGCGTCAGCAGCACCTCGTGGGGAATCGGATCAGGCTTGAGGTCTTTGAGCTCTACCGTGCGGCGTTCGCGGATCGTCGTGAGCAGGTCGAGCGGTGCGGAGAGGACCGTCATGTCCACAGGGTAGGCCAAAGCGCCGCGCGGGAACTTTTCCGTATCTGTTCCCGTACCCGGCAGCATGACCAACCCTGACGGCAGTTACAGTCTCCGCGATTTCCTGGCCCAGACCGCCGAACGCGACAACCCCGGCGAGGTGTTCGAGCTGGAGAGCAGCAAGATGTTGGAGGTCCGGGTCAATGGCCGCATCTGGAGCAAGCTGGGCGCGATGGTGGCCTACAAGGGGAACCTCTCCTTTAGGCGCGAGGGCACGCTGGAGGGCGGCCTGATGAAGGCGCTGAAGCGCGCGGTGAGCCAGGAGCTGAGCCCCCTGGCCAAGATCGAGGGCCGTGGCGTGGCGTACCTGGCCGACCAGGGCAAGGAGATCCAGATTCTGCGCCTGGCGGGAGACGCCCTCAACGTGAATGGCAACGACCTGCTCGCCTTCGAGGACAGCGTGAGCTACGACATCACCATGCAGCGCCGCGCGGCGGGCATGGCGGCGGGTGGTCTTTTCAGCGTGCGGCTCCAGGGACACGGGCTGGTGGCGATTCTCAGCCACGGCAAGCCGCTCACGCTGCGGGTGACGCCGCACGAACCGATCTTCACCGACCCCAACGCGACGGTTGCCTGGAGCGGGAACCTCCAGCCGCAACTGCGCATGGACGCCTCGCTGCGCTCTATCTTCGGGCGCGGCGGCGGCGAGACGTACCAGATGGTTTTTCAGGGGGACGGCTTCGTGGTCGTGCAGCCCTACGAGGAGTTCGAGCAGGGGTTCGGCGGGGACGAGAGCCACGGCGGCGGGATCGGCCGCAGCATCGGGGACCTGTTCGACTGAGCGTCGCGGAGGGCGGCCCTCCTCAGCGCAGCATGGACTTCACGTGCCCGGCGATGGCTTCCTGACCTGTTCTGCCGAGCTGGTCGGTGGCTGTCCGGCCGTACTCCACGTCCTGATCCAGAATCAGGTAGTCCTCATCGAGGTCGGCTTCCAACGTCTCGCCCAGGAGCGTCTTGACCGTATCGATGTGGGCACCGTTCGCCGCGAGTTCGAGGGTGCTGAGATAGGCTCCGTTGGAGCTCAGCACCTCTAGGCCGTACGTGAGGGTGATCGCGCAGCTCTTGTCGGTAGACCACTTCACGCCCCGGGCCTGAAGGGCGCGCTGGAGGGCGGCCGTCATATCGCGGGCCAAGGCCGCATTCGCCTTGCCGTCCACGTACACGAGCGCAGTCGGCGTGCACAGGTCATCGGGGTGGACATCCTTCAGGCTCAGCGCCGCAGCACTGGAGAAGGAGGCGAGCAGCAGCAGAGACAGAAGGTTTTTCATGACCTCCTCATCCTAAAGGAAGTCTGGGGTGGCAGGTGCCGCCTTCGCGTTCCTCCTGCCCTCTCCCCCGTCCTGGCCGGGGCGGTACACTCCCCCCGATGAGTCTGGTGGTGATGGCAACGGGGGGCACGGGAGGGCACATCTATCCGGCGGTCGCGACCGCGTTTGAGCTGATGGGGCGCGGGCACGACGCGCTGCTGCTGGGGCAGCGGGGCGGAATGGAGGAACGGGTGGCTGCTGAGGCGGGCCTGCGCTTTCGTGGCGTGGACGCGGGAAAACTTGCGCGCAGCGGGCAGGGCCGCCCCGATCCCCGCGAGCTGCTGCGGGCGGTGCGGGGCCTGGCACAGGCGCGGGCCTTTTTGAGGGAGATGCAGCCCGGTGCAGTG is from Deinococcus sp. YIM 77859 and encodes:
- a CDS encoding response regulator, encoding MRLVIADDHPLFRMGLKYALLHQGFDVVAEAADGLQALEACRALQPDAALLDVKMPGLTGIEVCERLRLTHPQIVSVLITTFAEPAIIQAARGAGARGYVSKEMDPEQLAQHLRDIIAHPEVDRLPQVEVPRLTPRESEVLPLLAQGYSNKEIAKNLGVSPDTVKDHLARLYAKLDAGDRTEAVSRARSIGLLG
- a CDS encoding sensor histidine kinase KdpD produces the protein MSTGEVTVRAASVSQQGTLRTQFTLVIFLLAFLPNLVLTLTARSGTLDPALTGWMVLVAALCGLVGYGLSGVLLRPLSRLEAEVQRGNFAQPHADDPAEIRALRGAFTRLLARLSTEQARRNAFMATLVHDLKTPLIATGHLIRILTEPDLPAGERAEIGRELLTENARLLALVGQMADAHRFEREEVRLTTRPTDLRRLADGVARRLEPQAQARGLTLSVCGQGCALTDPAALERAVTNLAENALRYARTRVELAVTPAGVEVRDDGPGLNVPLSELAQPFNAQPATIAGQQYAAGMTGLGLFIARRIAEAHGGSLTYTRAPLAPPASATAHTIFTVNLPEVTP
- a CDS encoding AIM24 family protein; translated protein: MTNPDGSYSLRDFLAQTAERDNPGEVFELESSKMLEVRVNGRIWSKLGAMVAYKGNLSFRREGTLEGGLMKALKRAVSQELSPLAKIEGRGVAYLADQGKEIQILRLAGDALNVNGNDLLAFEDSVSYDITMQRRAAGMAAGGLFSVRLQGHGLVAILSHGKPLTLRVTPHEPIFTDPNATVAWSGNLQPQLRMDASLRSIFGRGGGETYQMVFQGDGFVVVQPYEEFEQGFGGDESHGGGIGRSIGDLFD
- a CDS encoding MBL fold metallo-hydrolase; protein product: MPPSPALDQLRPPAPPVPTLGGTQVLRPDVVRVRLPLVNVYLLGMPGEPWVLVDAGMVGTAGMIRAAAQRHHGHRPPEAIILTHGHLDHIGALRALLEAWKVPVYAHPLERPYLSAEAPYPFPDPSVGGTMSLLSPAFVPGPFDFRPHIRALPEGGELPLLPGWRWLHTPGHTAGHVSLWRENDRTLIVGDAFVTTKQEWITSALTLQPTVLHGPPAYYTPNWDAARDSVRALADLDPDLVATGHGHPMSGPTVAITLHRFARNFDEAWRPERGWYLDHPVPVALPRRGAPDPLRRMVLGALAAVGTLVLLNRIRR
- a CDS encoding nitroreductase; the encoded protein is MTVLSAPLDLLTTIRERRTVELKDLKPDPIPHEVLLTLLEAANWAPSHGKTEPWRFVVFTGEGRMRLAGVLAASLARLKGEAAPDPEVLRAQRERQRLAPVWLAVAVEPAQKPQMPLHEEQWAVACAVQNLMLAARSLGIASKWITNAASLHPQTREALGFGERASMMGLVYLGYPRGEWPAGERRPVEDKVRWVESED
- a CDS encoding pyridoxal phosphate-dependent aminotransferase; this encodes MSGPSSLPSPFRLSARALSLNPSATVAVTSRALELRRAGVDVLSMSVGEPDFDTPPHIKAAALQAIEAGKTKYTPVNGLPELREAISAKFERENGLSYAPDAVTVTSGGKQALFNAFFALLNPGDEVLIPAPYWVSYPEMVALTGAVPVAVPTAPETGFLLDPQELEARVTPRTRMIVLNSPGNPTGAVFPPEVLAAVAEVAQRHNLVIVTDEMYEHLVYDAEQVSIGRYAPEHTLTVNGASKAYAMTGWRIGYAGGPRDVIAAMNALQSQSTSNASSISQYAALAALTKHEETARFTAQARCAYRERRDRIVAGLNALGLPTPMPQGAFYVLADTTRIHPNELEAARRLLDEARIAVVPGTDFAAPGRVRLSYATSLESIEEVLRRLGAVVGA